A single window of Meiothermus sp. DNA harbors:
- the rplL gene encoding 50S ribosomal protein L7/L12 codes for MALDIASIKAQLSGATVLELKQLIDELKEEWGVTAAAPVAVAMPGAAAGAAAPAAEEKTEFDVVLKDAGAQKLNVIKELRAITGLGLKEAKDLAEQGGTVKEGVSKDEAEKIKKQLEDAGAKVELK; via the coding sequence ATGGCTCTCGATATTGCTTCGATCAAGGCTCAACTGTCCGGTGCAACCGTACTGGAACTCAAGCAACTTATTGACGAACTTAAAGAAGAGTGGGGCGTGACCGCTGCTGCTCCGGTGGCCGTGGCCATGCCGGGCGCCGCTGCCGGTGCGGCGGCTCCTGCTGCCGAAGAGAAGACCGAGTTCGATGTGGTGCTCAAGGATGCGGGCGCCCAGAAGCTCAACGTGATCAAAGAGCTCCGCGCCATTACCGGCCTGGGCCTGAAGGAAGCTAAAGACCTGGCCGAGCAAGGCGGTACCGTCAAGGAAGGTGTCTCCAAAGACGAAGCCGAAAAGATCAAGAAGCAGCTCGAGGATGCAGGCGCCAAGGTCGAACTGAAATAA
- the rplJ gene encoding 50S ribosomal protein L10 codes for MPNKRNIENLEALTATLKGTEGSFFLVNYQGLEAGPTGKLRKALREKGGELIVAKNTLIRKAISDLGLPAIEGLSGPSAVVTFNDPAGVAKALKEFAKTNDKGIPALKSGMLSGQALTGQQVEALAELPSQKELQAELVGVLSATMSNFVAVLGAKAQELVGILDAQVQKLEAA; via the coding sequence TTGCCTAACAAGCGCAACATCGAAAACCTCGAGGCGCTTACCGCTACCCTCAAGGGTACGGAAGGCTCGTTCTTCTTGGTGAACTACCAAGGGCTCGAGGCGGGCCCTACCGGGAAGCTGCGCAAGGCGCTGCGGGAAAAGGGTGGCGAGCTGATTGTGGCCAAAAACACCCTAATCCGCAAAGCCATCAGCGACCTGGGACTGCCGGCCATCGAAGGTTTGAGTGGCCCTTCGGCGGTGGTGACCTTCAACGACCCCGCCGGTGTCGCCAAAGCCCTCAAGGAGTTCGCCAAGACGAACGATAAAGGCATTCCTGCCCTAAAGTCGGGAATGCTCTCGGGACAGGCCCTCACGGGTCAGCAGGTGGAGGCCCTGGCCGAGCTGCCCAGCCAGAAGGAACTGCAAGCCGAACTGGTCGGCGTGCTGTCCGCTACGATGTCCAACTTCGTGGCCGTGCTGGGGGCAAAGGCGCAGGAATTGGTGGGCATCCTGGATGCCCAGGTTCAGAAACTAGAGGCCGCTTAG
- a CDS encoding ABC transporter ATP-binding protein, which produces MEASGLGFRYGEVELFQNLDFALHEREIRVVLGPSGSGKTTLLHLLAGLLALQAGDVRWLGQSIGDLSEEQLARQRLYFTGLVFQHHYLQAELTALENILVPGYLANQVDPAWGLELLNRVGLLDRAHLFPKALSGGERQRIAVARALYNRPKLLLADEPTGSLDRRNAEKVLGLMLSLAQEIGTAVIVATHDEHLVQGLPELRLA; this is translated from the coding sequence TTGGAAGCTTCTGGGTTGGGTTTTCGCTATGGCGAGGTCGAGCTGTTCCAGAACCTGGACTTCGCCCTGCATGAGCGCGAGATACGGGTCGTTCTGGGGCCCTCGGGTAGCGGCAAAACCACCCTGCTGCACCTGCTGGCCGGGTTGCTGGCCTTGCAAGCGGGCGATGTGCGGTGGCTGGGCCAGAGCATCGGTGATCTGAGCGAAGAGCAGCTGGCCCGACAGCGGCTATACTTCACCGGCTTAGTCTTTCAGCACCACTATCTACAAGCCGAGCTTACCGCACTAGAAAACATCCTTGTTCCGGGGTATTTAGCCAACCAGGTAGACCCGGCCTGGGGGCTGGAGTTACTCAATCGGGTAGGGCTACTAGACCGTGCCCATCTATTCCCCAAGGCCCTATCGGGAGGTGAGCGGCAGCGTATTGCGGTGGCTCGAGCCCTGTACAACCGCCCCAAGCTCTTGCTAGCCGACGAGCCGACCGGCAGCCTGGATCGGCGCAACGCCGAAAAAGTACTCGGGCTCATGCTGAGCCTGGCCCAAGAAATCGGCACCGCGGTGATCGTGGCTACCCACGACGAGCACTTAGTCCAAGGCCTGCCGGAGTTGCGGCTGGCTTAG
- a CDS encoding Crp/Fnr family transcriptional regulator: MLADLQVLAKTPLFQGVPPQALEVARESFVTRNYPAGKLIFEAGDMGAALYIVQSGQVRIYRTYLDGRERMFAYLGPGEVFGEMSLLDDQPRSASAETTLDSVLLVLYQDAYWSLVRKWPEILHNLATILARRLREADLELEVLSFEEARGRVAYALTKLRKQRYGDGVKMKLTHQELAQLSGTSRETVTRVLHALREEELVRVGSGYVEILDPVGLEEVLFGLR, translated from the coding sequence ATGTTGGCCGACCTACAGGTACTAGCCAAGACCCCGCTCTTCCAAGGGGTGCCGCCTCAGGCCCTCGAGGTTGCTCGAGAGTCTTTTGTAACCCGCAACTACCCGGCAGGTAAGTTAATTTTTGAGGCCGGGGATATGGGGGCGGCCCTTTATATTGTCCAGAGCGGACAGGTGCGCATCTACCGTACCTACTTGGATGGACGGGAGCGCATGTTTGCCTACCTGGGCCCCGGCGAAGTGTTTGGAGAGATGAGCCTGCTGGACGATCAGCCCCGCAGCGCCTCTGCCGAGACCACCCTAGACTCGGTGCTGCTGGTGTTGTACCAGGATGCCTACTGGAGTCTGGTGCGCAAATGGCCGGAAATCCTGCACAACCTGGCCACCATCCTGGCTCGTCGCCTGCGCGAGGCCGACCTAGAGCTCGAGGTGCTTTCCTTCGAAGAGGCCCGGGGCCGGGTGGCCTACGCCCTAACCAAACTGCGCAAGCAGCGCTATGGCGATGGGGTCAAGATGAAGCTAACCCACCAAGAACTGGCCCAGCTCTCCGGAACCAGCCGCGAGACCGTAACCCGTGTGCTGCATGCCCTGCGCGAGGAAGAGCTGGTTCGGGTGGGCTCGGGTTATGTAGAAATCCTCGATCCGGTGGGTCTGGAGGAAGTGCTTTTTGGCTTGCGCTAG
- a CDS encoding 2-phosphosulfolactate phosphatase: MRLRADLVPQDNLSYQDVVLVVDVIRATTTATAFLEAGASSLYLTASLEGARAFRDTDVVLAGEEGGLKPAGFDYGNSPREALEAPVGGKIVVLSTTNGTRTAHLAAQSAKHVLLASLYNAHAAARLAHQLATEEVAILCAGKEGRIGLDDVYTAGVLAEFLQIMGSYELEDGALTALTTRRAYPDPLEPLHLSAAAQALRQVGLEADVPFCAQIAASPAVGVLEGRVGEALIFKRAQRPSNASQSQIPTV, translated from the coding sequence ATGCGTTTGCGGGCTGATTTAGTCCCTCAGGACAACCTAAGCTATCAGGATGTGGTTCTGGTAGTGGATGTAATTCGGGCTACCACCACCGCGACGGCTTTTTTGGAAGCGGGCGCCAGCAGCTTGTACCTCACGGCCAGCTTGGAGGGCGCTCGAGCTTTCCGAGATACCGATGTGGTGCTGGCAGGGGAGGAAGGGGGCCTTAAACCTGCCGGCTTTGATTACGGCAACTCGCCCCGGGAAGCCCTGGAAGCGCCGGTAGGGGGCAAAATTGTGGTGCTGAGCACCACCAACGGCACCCGCACGGCGCACTTAGCGGCCCAGAGCGCCAAACACGTTTTGCTCGCTTCGCTTTACAATGCCCACGCTGCTGCTCGTCTGGCCCACCAACTCGCCACCGAAGAGGTGGCAATTCTGTGTGCGGGCAAAGAGGGTCGCATAGGCCTGGACGACGTATACACCGCAGGCGTACTGGCCGAGTTTTTGCAGATCATGGGCTCCTATGAACTCGAGGATGGTGCGCTCACCGCCCTCACCACCCGTCGCGCCTATCCCGATCCACTGGAGCCGCTGCATCTTTCGGCGGCAGCCCAGGCCCTGCGACAGGTAGGGCTCGAGGCCGATGTACCTTTTTGCGCCCAGATCGCTGCTTCCCCTGCTGTGGGGGTGCTCGAGGGGCGGGTGGGCGAGGCCCTCATCTTTAAGCGAGCGCAGCGCCCCAGCAATGCCAGCCAGAGCCAGATTCCGACCGTCTAG
- the gatA gene encoding Asp-tRNA(Asn)/Glu-tRNA(Gln) amidotransferase subunit GatA, with product MLAQEIVQQVQSGQRSPREIVEERLQRIAELEPYLHAFIRLNPEARSEAQAVEERLAGGESLPLAGVPVAVKDNICTEGLETTCGSKMLASFVPPYNATVIEKLRKAGAIVVGKANMDEFAMGSSTEYSAFGPTRNPWDLERVPGGTSGGSAAAVAADMVPVALGTDTGGSVRQPAALCGIYGFKPTYGRISRYGVVATASSLDQVGTMARSISDLALLSEVVCGHDPRDSTSLEAVPQFMAALQAPVQGMTVGIVKEALAQGNSPGVLEALERFRLVLEKQGVRFVEVSIPTLAYALAAYYIVNTAEISSNLARYDGTLYGLRVPAEDSISTMMQSREHGFGPEAQRRILMGTFVLSSGYYDAYYGKALRVRAKLKADIDAALAQADLLLTPTSPFPAFPFGEKTSDPLAMYLADIDTVAVNLAGAPAMSIPAGFEGALPVGVQLIGKPLQDEQIFTLAHAFEQATERAFAKAAQVNLGVTPPYAQQ from the coding sequence ATGTTGGCGCAGGAAATAGTGCAGCAAGTCCAGTCGGGTCAACGTTCGCCGCGTGAAATAGTCGAGGAGCGCTTGCAGCGCATTGCAGAGCTCGAGCCCTACCTCCATGCCTTTATCCGCTTGAATCCAGAAGCGCGCTCTGAGGCCCAAGCTGTTGAAGAGCGCCTGGCAGGTGGCGAGAGCCTACCGCTGGCGGGGGTTCCGGTGGCCGTCAAGGACAATATCTGTACTGAGGGGCTGGAAACCACCTGCGGCTCTAAAATGCTGGCTTCCTTTGTGCCTCCGTATAACGCTACGGTCATCGAAAAACTGCGCAAAGCCGGGGCCATCGTGGTGGGCAAGGCCAACATGGACGAGTTTGCCATGGGTTCTTCCACCGAATACTCGGCCTTTGGCCCGACCCGCAATCCCTGGGACTTGGAGCGGGTACCGGGGGGAACCTCGGGGGGCTCGGCGGCAGCGGTGGCCGCCGATATGGTGCCGGTGGCGCTTGGAACCGACACCGGTGGGAGTGTACGCCAGCCGGCTGCGTTGTGTGGCATCTACGGCTTTAAGCCTACCTATGGCCGTATTTCACGCTATGGAGTGGTAGCCACCGCCAGCAGCTTGGATCAGGTAGGAACCATGGCCCGCTCGATAAGTGACCTGGCCCTGCTGAGCGAGGTAGTATGCGGCCACGACCCGCGAGACAGCACCAGCCTGGAAGCCGTACCGCAGTTCATGGCCGCCTTGCAGGCTCCGGTGCAGGGCATGACCGTGGGGATTGTCAAGGAAGCCCTAGCACAGGGCAACTCGCCCGGGGTGCTGGAGGCCCTCGAGCGTTTCCGTTTGGTACTGGAAAAGCAAGGGGTGCGCTTTGTTGAGGTCAGCATTCCCACCCTGGCGTACGCCCTGGCCGCCTACTACATTGTCAACACCGCCGAAATCAGCTCCAACCTGGCCCGCTACGACGGAACCCTTTATGGGCTGCGGGTGCCCGCTGAAGATAGTATCAGCACCATGATGCAAAGCCGTGAACACGGTTTTGGCCCCGAGGCACAGCGGCGGATTCTGATGGGAACGTTTGTGCTTTCGTCGGGTTACTACGATGCCTACTACGGCAAAGCACTGCGTGTCAGGGCCAAACTCAAGGCCGACATAGACGCTGCCCTTGCCCAGGCCGACCTGCTGCTCACCCCTACCAGCCCTTTCCCAGCCTTCCCATTTGGCGAAAAAACCAGCGACCCCCTTGCGATGTACCTGGCCGACATAGACACCGTAGCCGTCAACCTGGCCGGAGCGCCCGCGATGAGTATCCCCGCAGGCTTCGAGGGGGCGTTGCCGGTAGGCGTTCAGCTCATCGGCAAACCCTTGCAGGACGAGCAAATCTTTACCCTGGCACATGCTTTTGAGCAAGCTACCGAGCGGGCTTTTGCTAAAGCAGCACAGGTTAACCTCGGCGTTACGCCACCTTATGCGCAGCAATGA
- a CDS encoding histidine phosphatase family protein, whose amino-acid sequence MEIYLVRHAIALEALPGQSDDARPLSEPGRQKFKEAVQGLGRLGVHFDRLYHSPKLRAVQTAELLVPLLEGETEVTPYLAAEPGLPLLEALQGNNVALVGHEPWIGSLCAWLLTGRKDGGPFPFKKGGVAWLEGTPKPGGMKLRGFWSPRVLRRLSG is encoded by the coding sequence ATGGAAATCTATCTAGTACGCCATGCCATAGCCCTCGAGGCGCTACCGGGTCAGTCCGACGATGCCCGGCCGCTGTCTGAACCGGGCAGACAGAAGTTCAAAGAGGCGGTGCAGGGGCTTGGGCGCCTAGGCGTTCATTTTGACCGCCTTTACCATAGCCCCAAGCTACGCGCGGTACAGACCGCCGAACTTCTTGTGCCGCTGCTGGAGGGCGAGACCGAAGTAACGCCCTATCTGGCCGCCGAGCCCGGCCTACCGCTCCTCGAGGCTTTGCAGGGCAACAACGTAGCCCTTGTGGGGCACGAGCCCTGGATCGGCAGCTTATGTGCCTGGCTGCTCACGGGGCGCAAAGACGGTGGCCCTTTCCCCTTCAAAAAAGGGGGCGTGGCCTGGCTCGAGGGCACCCCTAAGCCTGGCGGCATGAAGCTCCGGGGCTTCTGGTCGCCCCGGGTTTTGCGCAGGCTATCCGGCTAA
- a CDS encoding MFS transporter, which produces MTKTDTPGILDLQDRNYRFAMLNGWFVLLGDAFFNGSIVLASFAAKLGAANWVIGLLPALLNAGSMIPQVFVAPYVARLPVKVVLYRRMALLRVASLGLVALGGFVLGQRPDLLLWVFTVGLALNGFFTGFSSLPFWEAIGKTIPMERRSGLFAARNLVGGLLAFGAGFLVRLILDLPLAFPYPYAILFTLGTLAFAYGWHLFGLVDEPPDKETRSERISLSLPFRDFYFRRFLRVRILLVMASMVEPFYAAYAVRVLGHKGEIGTYLMVYTLSSVLSNLLWVRISRRYGSRSLILIGAALGAATPPLALLLSPSAFWLVFVLQGAYLASIGVGTSTYLVNLAPTDARSSYIGLSNTIVGLLAFSPVLGGLLADRVGYAGPMVVATICYAWALYAGRRLKLLEGVQPR; this is translated from the coding sequence ATGACCAAGACCGACACGCCCGGCATTTTAGACCTCCAAGATCGCAACTACCGTTTTGCAATGCTCAATGGCTGGTTTGTGCTGTTGGGGGACGCTTTTTTTAATGGCTCCATCGTGCTGGCCTCCTTTGCCGCCAAGCTCGGCGCGGCCAACTGGGTGATCGGGCTGTTGCCGGCTTTGCTCAACGCCGGCTCGATGATACCGCAGGTTTTTGTCGCGCCCTACGTGGCCCGGCTTCCGGTCAAGGTGGTGCTGTACCGCCGCATGGCCCTGTTGCGGGTGGCCAGCCTGGGCCTGGTAGCGTTGGGAGGGTTTGTACTAGGGCAGCGCCCCGACCTGCTGCTATGGGTATTTACGGTCGGGCTTGCCCTCAACGGCTTTTTTACCGGGTTCTCGAGCCTTCCTTTCTGGGAGGCCATCGGAAAAACCATTCCCATGGAGCGCCGCAGCGGGCTTTTCGCGGCCCGCAACCTGGTGGGCGGGTTGTTGGCTTTTGGGGCCGGTTTTCTGGTGCGCCTCATCCTTGATCTGCCGCTGGCTTTTCCCTACCCCTATGCCATTCTCTTCACCCTTGGCACCCTGGCCTTTGCCTATGGTTGGCATCTGTTTGGCTTGGTAGACGAACCCCCCGACAAAGAAACCCGCTCCGAGCGCATCTCGCTTAGCCTACCCTTCCGCGACTTTTATTTTCGCCGCTTTTTGCGGGTGCGCATTCTGCTGGTGATGGCCAGCATGGTCGAACCCTTCTATGCAGCCTACGCCGTGCGGGTGCTGGGACACAAAGGTGAGATCGGAACCTATCTAATGGTCTATACGCTTTCCTCGGTGCTTTCGAACCTACTGTGGGTGCGCATTTCCCGGCGCTATGGCTCGCGTAGCCTAATCCTGATCGGCGCCGCCCTGGGCGCAGCAACCCCTCCTCTGGCACTGCTGCTATCCCCGTCGGCTTTTTGGTTGGTGTTTGTGTTGCAAGGGGCATACCTGGCCTCCATTGGGGTAGGCACCTCCACCTATCTAGTGAACCTGGCCCCCACCGATGCCCGCAGTTCGTACATCGGCCTGTCCAATACTATTGTGGGGTTGTTGGCCTTCTCGCCGGTGTTGGGTGGGTTGCTGGCCGACCGCGTGGGGTATGCGGGGCCGATGGTGGTTGCAACCATCTGCTATGCCTGGGCCTTGTATGCGGGCCGCCGCCTGAAGCTGCTCGAGGGGGTACAACCGCGCTGA
- a CDS encoding SDR family oxidoreductase, translating into MFEPGLLKDKVILVTGGGTGLGRSMSTRFLELGARVAITSRRAETLAQAAQEMMQQTGGEVFATPVDVRDPEAVKSMVDAVEAHFGRIDVLLNNAAGNFISPTERLSYRAFDAVLNIVLHGTVYCTLEVGKRWIARKQKGVMLNIATTYAQSGSGYVVPSATAKAGVVALTKSLAAEWGKYGIRLNAIAPGPFPTEGAWTRLMPTPEIAQMFEKKIPLGRVGEHIELANLASYLISDYAGFITGDVITIDGGETVWNAGEFNILDAVTQEQWDALEALRKKS; encoded by the coding sequence ATGTTTGAACCAGGGCTTTTGAAGGATAAGGTAATACTGGTAACGGGGGGCGGTACGGGTCTGGGCCGCTCGATGAGCACACGCTTCCTGGAGCTTGGGGCCAGGGTGGCCATTACCAGCCGTCGGGCCGAGACCCTTGCCCAGGCTGCCCAGGAGATGATGCAGCAGACCGGAGGAGAGGTTTTTGCCACTCCGGTAGATGTGCGCGACCCAGAAGCAGTAAAAAGCATGGTGGACGCGGTAGAAGCCCATTTTGGCCGCATTGATGTGCTGCTCAACAATGCGGCTGGCAACTTTATTTCCCCTACCGAGCGGCTCTCCTATCGGGCCTTCGATGCGGTGTTGAACATTGTGCTCCACGGTACGGTGTACTGCACCCTCGAGGTCGGTAAGCGCTGGATTGCGCGTAAACAGAAAGGGGTCATGCTCAACATTGCTACCACCTATGCCCAGTCCGGCTCGGGGTATGTGGTGCCTTCTGCTACGGCCAAGGCCGGCGTGGTAGCCCTGACCAAGTCACTGGCGGCGGAGTGGGGCAAGTACGGCATCCGGCTCAACGCCATTGCACCGGGGCCCTTCCCCACCGAAGGGGCCTGGACACGCCTGATGCCTACCCCGGAGATTGCCCAAATGTTCGAGAAGAAGATTCCCCTGGGGCGGGTGGGCGAGCACATCGAACTCGCCAACCTGGCCTCTTACCTCATCTCCGACTACGCGGGCTTCATTACCGGCGACGTGATCACCATTGACGGGGGCGAGACGGTCTGGAATGCGGGGGAATTCAACATCCTGGACGCCGTAACCCAGGAGCAATGGGATGCCCTCGAGGCCCTTCGCAAGAAAAGCTAA
- a CDS encoding FUN14 domain-containing protein has protein sequence MEVIQPYIGQLTFGGLAGFAVGYAIKTVGRWVAIILGLIFVVVQVLASMGYINVDWTRIQRDVEPLLQQDQIKSAWDALVRVLTTNLPFGGAFVAGLLLGLRRG, from the coding sequence GTGGAAGTGATCCAACCTTACATCGGACAGCTCACCTTTGGCGGGCTGGCCGGTTTTGCTGTGGGCTACGCTATCAAGACCGTGGGGCGTTGGGTGGCCATCATCCTGGGCCTGATTTTTGTGGTGGTGCAGGTGCTGGCCTCGATGGGCTACATCAACGTGGACTGGACGCGCATCCAGCGCGATGTGGAGCCTTTACTGCAACAAGATCAGATCAAAAGCGCCTGGGACGCTCTGGTGCGGGTGCTTACTACCAACCTACCTTTTGGAGGGGCTTTTGTAGCGGGGCTTCTGCTGGGGTTGCGGCGGGGTTAG
- a CDS encoding hydroxymethylglutaryl-CoA lyase has translation MKWVECPRDSWQGFARFIPTEEKVGYLLGLLEADFQSLDLTSFVSPKWVPQHADAEAVLAALPKPEGREYLAIIGNPKGLERARQAPHLTTVGYPFSISETFQRKNLNLGIQESWPVLEQLLAEAGRLRFVVYLSMAFGNPYGDTWEPGLTAQFVQRMQQMPGLSGIVLADTYGVATAQTIADTLQAVAREGGLDEKIGLHLHSRPEHTLEKVAVALQAGVCWLEGALGGIGGCPFAGDELVGNLATEQVLPYLAQHGHPTAIDLDRLAELSGQALLLRTKYA, from the coding sequence GTGAAATGGGTGGAGTGTCCACGGGACTCCTGGCAGGGGTTTGCCCGATTCATTCCAACCGAAGAAAAGGTGGGATATTTGCTGGGGCTGCTCGAGGCCGATTTTCAAAGCCTCGACCTGACCAGCTTTGTCTCGCCCAAATGGGTGCCTCAGCACGCCGATGCCGAGGCGGTGCTGGCCGCCTTGCCCAAGCCGGAGGGACGGGAGTACCTGGCCATCATTGGCAACCCCAAGGGTCTGGAGCGGGCCCGACAAGCCCCTCACCTGACCACGGTAGGCTATCCCTTCTCCATCTCCGAGACCTTCCAGCGCAAAAACCTCAACCTAGGCATCCAAGAATCCTGGCCGGTTTTGGAACAACTCTTAGCCGAAGCCGGAAGGCTGCGCTTTGTGGTCTACCTTTCGATGGCCTTCGGCAACCCCTATGGCGACACCTGGGAACCGGGTCTTACCGCGCAGTTTGTGCAGCGCATGCAGCAGATGCCGGGGCTTTCGGGCATCGTGCTGGCCGATACCTACGGGGTGGCCACGGCCCAGACCATCGCCGATACCCTTCAAGCTGTGGCGCGGGAGGGGGGGTTGGATGAAAAAATCGGCCTGCACTTACATAGTCGTCCGGAGCACACCCTGGAGAAAGTAGCGGTAGCCCTACAGGCCGGGGTGTGCTGGCTCGAGGGAGCACTGGGCGGCATTGGCGGCTGCCCCTTTGCCGGCGACGAGCTAGTAGGCAACCTGGCTACCGAACAGGTGCTGCCCTACCTGGCCCAGCACGGTCACCCCACCGCCATAGACCTTGACCGGCTAGCAGAACTCTCCGGCCAGGCCCTTTTGCTCCGCACCAAGTACGCCTAA
- a CDS encoding DUF5615 family PIN-like protein, whose protein sequence is MRILLDENIPQRVLWWLIGEGHEVVTAREMGLTGRSDAFLYAYAEQHNYVLVTLDLDFSDPVRFPLSFPRIVLRPGVIDPELMREILSDVFRQGYPLWGELYVVQPEGIARYSEEL, encoded by the coding sequence ATGCGCATTCTGCTCGACGAAAACATACCCCAGCGGGTGCTTTGGTGGCTGATTGGCGAGGGGCACGAGGTGGTCACGGCGCGGGAGATGGGCCTCACCGGGCGCTCCGACGCCTTTTTGTACGCCTACGCCGAGCAACACAACTATGTGCTGGTCACACTCGACCTGGACTTCTCCGACCCCGTGCGCTTTCCCCTCAGCTTCCCGCGTATCGTGCTGCGCCCGGGGGTGATTGACCCCGAGCTGATGCGCGAGATCTTGAGCGATGTGTTCAGGCAGGGCTACCCTTTATGGGGCGAGCTGTATGTGGTGCAGCCGGAGGGCATCGCTCGGTATAGTGAGGAACTGTGA
- a CDS encoding DUF433 domain-containing protein, with translation MKLNTKARSELLSRISSNPEMLRGRPRIKGTRIAVHMVLEALASQMSVEEVLVQWPELTRQDIQAALLYGARSTNYEWIALHEE, from the coding sequence ATGAAGCTGAATACCAAGGCTCGCAGCGAACTCCTCTCCCGCATCAGCTCCAATCCCGAAATGCTAAGAGGGCGCCCCCGCATAAAGGGAACCCGCATTGCGGTACATATGGTCTTGGAAGCCCTGGCCTCGCAGATGTCCGTCGAGGAGGTATTGGTGCAGTGGCCCGAACTGACCCGCCAGGACATCCAGGCCGCGCTGTTGTACGGGGCCCGCTCCACCAACTACGAGTGGATCGCCCTGCACGAGGAGTAA
- a CDS encoding thioesterase family protein — translation MIFPVRVPIQVRFSDLDTLEHVNNAVYLTYDEVARGHYLQQAGAHIDSGNFVMARAEVDYITPILFGQQVEIALRVERVGNSSFRTYSETWADGGLAARIKVVVVWLENGKPARIPDWLREAIRGMETEPVEGL, via the coding sequence ATGATCTTTCCGGTGCGCGTACCCATCCAGGTGCGTTTTAGCGACCTCGACACCCTCGAGCACGTCAACAACGCGGTTTATCTGACCTACGACGAAGTGGCGCGGGGCCACTACCTACAGCAAGCCGGCGCCCACATCGACAGCGGAAACTTTGTAATGGCGCGGGCCGAGGTGGACTACATCACCCCCATTTTGTTCGGACAGCAGGTGGAGATTGCCTTGCGGGTAGAGCGGGTGGGGAACTCGAGCTTCCGCACTTATAGCGAAACCTGGGCCGACGGCGGGCTGGCCGCCCGGATCAAGGTGGTGGTAGTCTGGCTGGAAAACGGCAAGCCCGCCCGCATCCCCGACTGGTTGCGCGAGGCCATTCGGGGCATGGAAACCGAGCCGGTGGAGGGTTTGTAA